One Mytilus trossulus isolate FHL-02 chromosome 5, PNRI_Mtr1.1.1.hap1, whole genome shotgun sequence DNA segment encodes these proteins:
- the LOC134718001 gene encoding uncharacterized protein LOC134718001 → MNLLRQEAIHQVNNLYKLSDDLHCRSRDLLSGLELDEIQVRLSDIKRIESHKLHVKQIHKFKRDGVQVTHPLNSPSKKSSKKPRNRRFRRKIHITANPNNTVVNLSTVSLTEDETKVLSKGLNFCPTPSNIDNMKLEDDLNNFNRTLRIKEYFGNKDREEDNEGDTATSNSEDEIIIPHFKKSSWIPKPSKSATLEDVIDKIKSDVVHLASNKYSSFYNTTPDEKKAIQSLRNRHDIVIKPADKGSAVVIMDKANYIAEAERQLSDERFYKKLDYDPTSEFSSKIITALQTMHNDGHIDEDTIGYLKPVNAKPGRLYLLPKIHKVNNPGRPIVSANGHPTEKISEFVDFHLRCHVQNLPSHIQDTTDYLRKMESMNPLPPETLLVTLDVTSLYTNIPHDDGIQSCREIWDSRNTLEPPTECLVQLLTLVLKCNNFTFNGDNYLQINGTAMGTKMAPSYANIFMGKLEKHIISSSLSKPLSWFRFIDDVDMKWIESQQKLDALIRHANNAHQSIKFTYEISDSKTSFLDTTTSIKNGVIATDLYCKPTDKHQYLSPQSCQPKHCTKSIPYSQALRVKRICSSEEAVTQRLQELRGFLIKRGYKKWDIDKGWQGCVSTQPRSIT, encoded by the exons ATGAATCTTTTACGTCAAGAAGCAATTCATCAAGTTAATAATCTATACAAACTTAGTGATGACTTGCACTGCCGATCTCGTGACCTATTATCTGGTCTTGAACTTGACGAAATTCAAGTACGCCTTAGTGATATCAAACGTATTGAGTCACATAAGCTTCATGTCAAGCAGATACACAAATTTAAACGTGACGGCGTGCAAGTTACCCACCCTTTAAACAGTCCTTCAAAAAAGTCTAGTAAAAAGCCTCGCAACCGTAGATTTCGAAGAAAAATTCATATTACGGCCAATCCCAACAACACAGTTGTCAATTTGTCAACAGTCTCTTTAACTGAGGATGAAACCAAAGTCTTATCTAAGGGTTTGAATTTTTGCCCTACTCCAAGTAACATAGATAATATGAAACTGGAGGATGACCTCAATAACTTTAACAGAACCCTCAGAATTAAAGAATACTTTGGTAACAAGGATAGAGAGGAGGATAATGAGGGAGACACAGCCACGTCCAACTCGGAGGACGAAATCATAATTCCGCATTTTAAGAAGAGTTCATGGATTCCAAAGCCTAGCAAATCTGCTACACTGGAAGATGttattgacaaaatcaaatcgGATGTTGTTCATCTCGCCAGCAACAAATACTCGTCGTTTTATAACACCACTCCTGACGAGAAAAAAGCCATACAATCGCTGAGAAACCGACATGATATTGTTATAAAACCAGCAGACAAGGGAAGTGCCGTTGTGATAATGGACAAAGCCAACTACATTGCGGAAGCAGAGCGTCAGCTCTCTGATGAGAGATTTTATAAGAAACTTGATTATGACCCTACTTCCGAGTTTAGTTCCAAAATTATCACTGCGTTACAAACCATGCACAATGACGGTCACATAGATGAGGATACAATTGGATATTTAAAACCAGTGAACGCCAAGCCTGGTCGATTGTATCTTCTTCCTAAAATACACAAGGTTAACAATCCTGGTAGACCCATTGTATCCGCTAACGGCCACCCGACTGAAAAAATCTCGGAATTTGTAGACTTTCATTTAAGATGTCATGTACAAAATCTTCCTTCTCACATTCAAGACACTACAGATTATCTTCGCAAAATGGAATCCATGAACCCTCTTCCTCCGGAAACCCTCCTTGTCACTTTAGATGTCACCTCCTTGTATACCAACATACCTCATGATGACGGAATACAATCGTGTAGGGAAATATGGGACTCTCGCAACACTTTAGAACCACCAACCGAATGTTTAGTCCAGCTGCTTACTCTGGTCCTTAAATGCAACAATTTTACCTTTAATGGTGATAATTACCTTCAAATAAACGGGACAGCGATGGGGACGAAAATGGCACCGTCTTACGCCAATATTTTCATGGGCAAATTAGAGAAACATATTATTTCATCATCTTTATCCAAACCTCTGTCTTGGTTCCGTTTCATCGatgatgttgacatgaaatggATCGAATCCCAACAAAAATTGGATGCTTTGATCAGACATGCAAACAACGCCCACCAGtcaattaaatttacatatGAAATATCCGACTCTAAGACATCTTTCTTAGACACAACTACATCTATAAAGAACGGTGTCATAGCAACAGACCTCTACTGTAAACCTACAGATAAACATCAGTACCTTTCTCCCCAAAGCTGTCAACCCAAACACTGTACAAAAAGTATCCCGTACAGTCAAGCTCTCAGAGTAAAGCGGATTTGCTCCTCTGAGGAGGCTGTCACTCAGCGGTTACAGGAACTTCGCGGATTTCTAATCAAACGAGGTTATAAGAAATGGGACATAGATAAGGG TTGGCAAGGATGTGTAAGTACGCAGCCACGTTCTATTACTTAA